The Schistocerca nitens isolate TAMUIC-IGC-003100 chromosome 12, iqSchNite1.1, whole genome shotgun sequence genome has a window encoding:
- the LOC126215004 gene encoding uncharacterized protein LOC126215004, which produces MYLMLGTRPDLAYSVSFLSQTLATASTEDVVRLKRVLRYLAGTCDLGIIYRPKLCSDIFDCYSDADFGGFNKTGRSTSDVLITHADGAISWLSQRQVVTATSTTEAELVAATEAVKEIVCVDFRGMRKLSEVPVLKVDNLATVKLAHNPEFHHRTKHMKIEYFFVREKVWEGE; this is translated from the coding sequence ATGTACCTGATGCTTGGAACGAGACCTGACCTGGCTTATAGTGTGAGCTTCCTGTCTCAAACTCTCGCCACAGCGTCAACAGAAGATGTAGTGCGACTAAAGCGAGTGCTAAGGTATTTAGCAGGCACATGTGACCTAGGCATAATCTATCGTCCAAAATTGTGCAGTGACATATTTGATTGCTACAGCGATGCAGACTTCGGAGGTTTCAACAAAACAGGACGGTCAACATCTGATGTACTTATTACACATGCAGATGGAGCTATCTCCTGGCTCAGCCAAAGACAGGTAGTGACTGCAACATCTACAACAGAAGCAGAGCTGGTAGCTGCAACAGAAGCTGTGAAGGAGATTGTCTGTGTAGACTTTAGAGGGATGAGAAAGCTGAGTGAAGTTCCAGTCCTTAAGGTTGACAATCTGGCAACAGTGAAACTCGCACACAACCCAGAGTTCCATCATCGCACTAAACATATGAAAATAGAGTATTTCTTTGTCCGAGAAAAGGTGTGGGAAGGAGAGTGA